In Actinoplanes derwentensis, the following proteins share a genomic window:
- a CDS encoding molybdopterin-dependent oxidoreductase, translated as MVRHSDRLLSRWLRAPVPAPPEALRRGPFRPGRFGSALRSTRLTSLLGIALGVSFAVCFATGLISHLVQHPPGWFWWPSRPVGLYRFTQGVHVATGLATVPLLGAKLWSVYPRLFVWPPIRSIAHAAERASVGVLVAAALFQVVSGVLNVARWYAPMPFFFTAGHYWVAWLVVGALLVHIAVQLPVVRTARTVAVADPNRRRILGAVGAAAGLITLTTAGQTVRPLSALAVLGPGAGPQGLPVNKTAGRAGVAALAVDPSYRLVVTGTRRQLHLDLAALAALPQHTAELPIACVEGWSATGQWTGVRLRDLVALAGDDPDQVAVLVESLQTGGRYRSTTVPAEHIGDPLTLVALRLGGEPLHLDHGYPARLIAPNRPGVLQTKWVGRITVLAS; from the coding sequence ATGGTTCGCCACTCTGACCGCCTGTTGAGCCGATGGTTGCGGGCCCCGGTGCCCGCGCCGCCGGAGGCACTGCGGCGGGGACCGTTCCGCCCCGGACGCTTCGGCTCGGCGCTGCGATCGACCCGGCTCACCAGCCTGCTCGGTATCGCGCTCGGGGTGAGTTTCGCCGTCTGCTTCGCGACCGGCCTGATCAGTCATCTGGTCCAGCACCCGCCGGGCTGGTTCTGGTGGCCGTCGCGGCCCGTCGGGCTCTACCGGTTCACGCAGGGCGTGCACGTGGCGACCGGGCTGGCCACGGTGCCGTTGCTCGGCGCGAAACTGTGGTCGGTGTATCCACGCCTGTTCGTCTGGCCGCCGATCCGGTCGATCGCCCACGCGGCGGAACGCGCGAGCGTCGGGGTACTTGTCGCCGCCGCCCTGTTCCAGGTGGTCAGCGGTGTCCTGAACGTCGCCCGCTGGTATGCGCCGATGCCGTTCTTCTTCACCGCCGGGCACTACTGGGTGGCCTGGCTGGTGGTCGGCGCGCTGCTGGTGCACATCGCCGTGCAACTGCCGGTCGTTCGCACCGCCCGCACCGTCGCCGTCGCGGACCCGAACCGGCGCCGGATCCTCGGCGCGGTAGGGGCCGCCGCCGGGTTGATCACTCTGACCACGGCCGGCCAGACCGTCCGGCCGCTGTCCGCCCTCGCGGTCCTCGGTCCCGGCGCCGGCCCGCAGGGCTTGCCGGTCAACAAGACCGCCGGCCGAGCCGGGGTCGCCGCCCTGGCGGTGGATCCGTCGTACCGGCTGGTGGTCACCGGCACACGGCGACAGCTGCACCTGGACCTCGCCGCCCTCGCGGCGCTGCCCCAGCACACCGCGGAACTGCCGATCGCCTGCGTCGAGGGCTGGAGCGCCACCGGGCAGTGGACCGGAGTGCGGCTACGTGACCTGGTCGCACTGGCCGGTGACGACCCGGACCAGGTCGCGGTGCTGGTGGAATCGCTGCAGACGGGCGGGCGGTACCGGTCCACGACCGTGCCCGCCGAGCACATCGGTGACCCGCTCACCCTGGTCGCGCTGCGGTTGGGCGGCGAACCGCTGCACCTGGATCACGGCTACCCGGCACGGCTGATCGCCCCGAACCGGCCCGGCGTTCTGCAGACCAAATGGGTCGGCCGGATCACCGTGCTGGCGTCATGA
- a CDS encoding class I SAM-dependent methyltransferase, whose translation MTAIAVFDAAINRAVAGVPAAFTARHASGSMLRFDPTAWCQDVLAGDAALLDRCTGATLDVGCGPGRLTGALTGAGHPALGIDISATAVRLARRRGAIALQRDVFDPVPGTGRWPHLLLADGNIGIGGDPHRLLLRCRELLGPGGRLHAELAPPGTPAWSGIATVQTPAGQGGPLPWACVPVDDLPTLASAADMRVLSTGTEAGRWFATLTAC comes from the coding sequence GTGACCGCCATCGCGGTCTTCGACGCCGCCATCAACCGGGCGGTGGCCGGCGTTCCCGCCGCGTTCACCGCCCGGCATGCCAGCGGCAGCATGCTCCGGTTCGACCCGACCGCCTGGTGCCAGGACGTCCTCGCCGGCGACGCGGCGCTGCTCGACCGCTGCACCGGCGCGACCCTCGACGTCGGCTGCGGTCCCGGCCGGCTCACCGGCGCGCTGACCGGCGCCGGGCACCCGGCGCTCGGCATCGACATCAGCGCCACCGCGGTCCGCCTGGCCCGCCGCCGCGGCGCGATCGCGCTGCAACGCGACGTCTTCGACCCGGTGCCCGGCACCGGCCGCTGGCCGCACCTGCTGCTGGCCGACGGCAACATCGGCATCGGCGGTGACCCGCACCGGCTCCTGCTCCGATGTCGCGAGCTGCTGGGACCCGGCGGGCGCCTGCACGCCGAACTGGCGCCGCCCGGCACTCCCGCCTGGTCCGGCATCGCGACGGTGCAGACCCCGGCCGGGCAGGGCGGTCCCCTGCCGTGGGCCTGTGTTCCGGTCGACGACCTTCCCACCCTGGCCTCGGCGGCCGACATGCGCGTCCTCAGCACCGGGACGGAGGCCGGTCGATGGTTCGCCACTCTGACCGCCTGTTGA